A window of Equus caballus isolate H_3958 breed thoroughbred chromosome 21, TB-T2T, whole genome shotgun sequence genomic DNA:
GGAAGCTGGGATTTAGAGAGGGTGTCAGAGAAGGGagaccaagaaagaaaagcatttgcTGCAGGCCCACTGTGCACTAGGCTAGGGAAGGGGCGACTGACTCATATGCTCCCTCCAGCAGGCTGAGGTGGCTGGACAATCGTCTCCACTGAATTGATGAAGATACTGAGGTTCCCAGAGGCCCAAATTTCTACTTCACATCCTGTCTTCTCCTCTGGGCACGAGGCTTATGAGTCCAGGTGTCACAGCACCCCCATGTGGAGAACCACAGGCAACTCACCAAAGCCCAGCCCCAGGAGCTCCACATCTTCCCTCTGCAGCCTCCCCATTGCAGAAAAGGCAGCTCCATCCTCCACGTGCTTATCCACAAATTCTGGAGTTGGCCTTGACTCCTCTTCTGCCCCACACTTGATCTGTCACCTTACAAGTTTAATCACACTCCCGCCTGGCTTCACAGCCTCCACCCAGTCCAGCCTCTATCATCTCTCACCTGCAGTCCCcttcctccctggcctcctgTGGCTGCCATCCCCCATCCCCTACCCCATGCCCCACAGTCTGTTTGCCCTTGAGCAGCTAGAGGGCCCCTGTTAACACTTGAGCCAGAccatgtccctcctctgctcacaaCCATCCATGGCTCCCATTTATGCTGAACAAATGCCAATGTCTTCTCTTGGTTCATGTACTTCATCTTCATTGCTCAACGTCTCTGTCCTGCATTGGATGTTCCCCACTCTGTTCCACACTGGATGTGCCATGTTGTCTGTGCTACATTGGACGTTCCTCATTCTCTATCCTCTACTGGGTGAATCCACATTCTGTGTCCTCACTGGGTATTCCACATTCCCCGATCCTCACTGGATGCTCCCTATGTCTGTCTACACTAACATCCCACATTCTCTGACTACACTGAGGTCCATGCTCTCATTCCACGCTGACGGTTCTCCCATCTCTGTTTATGGTGCTCTTGCAAATGCAGATCTCAGATCTCCGACTTCCATCATCATGTTTGTGCCCAGGCCATGCTTCTCATGGTGCTTCCAACCAGTGACCGAGCTCCTGGGAGATTCAGGACCCTTCTGATGGTGACAGTGGCCCTGGCTGAGGTCACCATGGTGTCCTTAGAAAGACTGGTGATTGAACACTCCCACACaaccctccctgcttcctccccaaacagccagcaggagcagagctggggtctGGACCCAGAGGCATTTCTAGAACCCAATAGCCTGCCCACTGTCCCCTTATGGCCCAGGGACACCCCAAGCTGTACATGTATAATCACACACACACGGGTGACATGTGACACAGCCCCTTCTGCATCTCCAGGCTCAGAGCCTGAAACCATAGGGTGGAGTCCCTGGAAACCAAGATGGGTTTTAgttatttattactatttctattttgtttttatgttttgagTGGGATGCACAGAATCCAAAGCAGACCATTGGTTGCCACCTGATGGCAGATGGCGAAAGTGCGGCCTCTGATGGTTGGGGAAGCAGAACCACACCCACCGGCCCTGGGCAAaccgctcccccacccccaccccggcacAGCTTTTGAAAGCAGCCCACATTTTTATGAACCCCACACTTAGCTTAGCCTGTGGGCACTGACTTCAGGGACTGGCCCATTTTCCTGTCCCCCATGAGGGTGAGATCCAGAGGCTGAGAAggccgtgcctcagtttcccccagggGTCCTGTGTCTGGTTGTGTGGGGAGCCATGACTGCAGCACTGTGGGGGCAACCACGTGGGTAGTTCATCCACCCATGTGAATGGCCAGGATTCTTGCAACCTGAGCAAGATCCCCAGAAGGGTAACCAGGTGGAGCATTTGCACCCTCCTGGTGACCACCGTGCCCTCGGCAATGGTACTGCCAGGGGTGGCGGGGTCCATGTGCACCCCGGAGCCTGGAGTCCACTGTCAtgggctggagctgggacagCGACTCACCCTCCTctgagggagggtggggacagaAGGGAGCTGGTGGGGAGGATTTAGGACCCGAGTCTGACAGAACCCTCCAGCCTCACTCTGACACTCTACAGAGGTCTTGAGTTCACCCCACATCCTGCATGGAGGGGGCTCCCCCATCACCCCCATCCAGGTCAAGGCTGCGAGGCACCCACGGCATCCTCTTCCCTTTACCCCCACATCCAAGCCATTGGGGGTCCTGGTGGCTCTACCCCCAAACACACCACGGAGTATCCCTCCaatgcccctggcctcctgttgCTCTTGGCCCTggaccctgcccccaccccctgccacagAAGCCCCAGGGAGGGGAGCTTTATAAGCTTTGATCATGCCTTGTTCCTCCCGTAGAAAATGGGCCCCAAAGCCCCAACTTCACTGCAGATGAAGGTGTCGCAGACTGGGAAGATCGTGGAGGACAAACCCCAGCCTGTGTCTCGCATGTGGATGGTGCTCCAAGCACAGCCACTTAAAAGAGTGCCCTCACCTCACAAAAAGGTCTGTCACTTCACAGTTTTtgccctctccccctgcccctcaaAGGAGTCCACTCAAAGTCttggctggggagggaggactaCCGGAGGAGGGGAGGCGCCAGGGAAGGAATCCCCGGACTGACGTTGAAGCCGGTGACGCACACGCTTCACCTCTGCATCTACCATCTAGGGCAGTGTGCGATAATGGTGGAATCAAGGCACTGCGTTTTACTGACAAAGCCCTTCTGCGGGGCGCTGGGGTGACAAGAGTGGATAAAGGTCTTGAAACTGTTGGTCAAGCTGACTTGCCCAcccctggctgagctggactgGTCAGCTTTGGATCTTGGTAGagtgactgtgggggagggggcaaatCTCATAAGGGCTGATGCGGACACTCCATGTTTTCCACATTCCAGTCCAAACCCATGATCTCCACTCAACAAACCCTTTGTCTGCTTCAGTTAGCAGTCAGAGCTAGTTTCTCAGCTGGGGGCAGTgcagagggcttcctggaggagaggacatGGAGTTGGGCCTTGGAGGGTAGGAAGCAGTCTAAAAAGGAGACAAGTTGGGGGTTGAGGGAGGTGGTCCAGGAGCAAGGACCAGCATGGGAGACAGGGAcagagtggggtgggggcagctgaGTCAGGGGTCAGATCTGAGCGTTATAAAGATCCCACTGAGATCACCGCGGGGGGGTGGCTGGACGCGGGATGAGCCCATGGTGCTCCCTCTGGCTCCTGGACCCCTAAGTGGGCCCTTACACACGGGACAGGCTCGAGCCATGGGAGTTTGCACCCCCCGAAGTGGATGGATAAACCCCTGGCTCCCCCCTCCCTCCGGTAGAacggaattgctgggtcaagggGTCAAGGGATACGCCCATTTAAAAGATGAACAGCTTAGCTTCTTGCTGCAAGCGATGGCGCCCGGGCTGGCTGCTTCCCCTTGAGCCCACCACCCGACACCCCCAGGAGCTGGCGGGTAAACGGCCCAGCCCCTCGTCCCTGACGTGCAACCACTCCAGGCGCCTGATCTGCGCGGTCCCCAAGGACCCCCGCGGGCTGAGCACCCACGCCCCACGGTGTAACCTGCTCGTTGGTGCCCCCTGCAGGGCTCCTCCCCTCACGTCCCCACCCCTACTCGCCGTCCTCCCGGACACCCCACCGGCCCTGGGGTCCCCCTCTCAGGGGCGGCTTCTGGAGAGGCCGctggggaagagaggggaggaccCGGGTGGGGGATGGCTCTGCGCAGCGACAGACAGTTTCTTCCACGGACGCCACGCGTGTTTTATTGGTGGATACACgcccaggaagagagaaaggagcccCCTACCGTGGATCCCAACCCAGCCTTCCCCCTCCCGAGCCCCACCCCGGAGGGGCTCGTAAGTGCTGGGTCTTCTCTCAGGATGCGGGGAGGGAGGTTGGGACCCCACGTTGCCTCGTCCCACCTGGAATGGGGGGGCAGGGCCGGTGCAACGCTGGGTCCACTACCGGGGCCAGCTGTCAGCAGTGGGCAGCCGGCGCAGGGGGGGCCCGGGCCGTAGGGGCTCTGCCAGCGGCCGGGCCAGGAGCAAGGGGTAGGGGAAGGCCTTGGGAAAGTCGCCGGGGCCCCCGGGGGCGGGCGAGAGGCGCTCTGATTTGATGCTGACTGGGGGCGTTGGTGGGGAGGCGCCGCGGGTGGGGGGGCCCTCCTCGCCCAGGCTGCGGCCCccgctggagggagggagggaaagagagagagaagggtgcCGTGAGCTCCGCGAGGGCGGGCGGGAGGGAAGCCAGGGAGGTGGCCCGGCCTGGGCAGAGGCTCGGCCGGAGGACCTTGGGAAAGGAGGGGGTGGCGGTCCCCCTTGGGGCCTCCAAAATAGCTGCTCATCTCCACTGGGAACAGTCGCGAGGAGCTGAGTGCAGAACCAGGGGTGGCCACCAGGGGTCAGCAGTGGCTAGGGGCTTCGGAAGACTTGGAGGGGCCCCACGGTCGACCCGGACtgcggcgggggtggggaggcaggggggAACAGTCGGGGTACTTACCTGGGCTGAGCGGGGCCGGCTGGGGGCCCATCACCCCTCGAGGGCTGCCAGGGGGCCAGAGTGGGGGGCTGCAGCAAGCCGGGGGGTGGAGGAGGGTCTCCCAGGCCATAttctggggggcggggggcaggaggCATAAGCTGAGGCCTACGCCACCAGCCCGTTTTCCGTTCTGGTGGGCGGGGGAATGTGGACCCCCCAGCAGGCAGGTGCGTGGATGGGTGCCGCCCACAGCAGGGTCGGTCGGGGCTCATACCTGGGGGGCctgcagggaggaaggggaagcTTCCGAGCGGAGGGCCTGGGGCTGCCGCGGAGCCTGGACTCTGCAGGCTCCCATAGAGGCCTCTCTGTGGGGAGACAGGGCGAAgcggaaactgaggcccacacccagaccaccctccctccccaacagCCCTGCCACACCTTCCCCTCACTCACCGAGGTACTCAGTCCCCCCCGGGCCCCGGCCAAGCCACCAGGCAGGTCTGGCCTCCGCCCGTCCGCTGCCAGGTACAGGGGAGGTGGTGTCTTGCTGGCGAGGTGGCTCGGCGAGAAGAGAGGgtgtgccaggcctggggagCAGGACAACCCCAGAGAGAGGGCAGGTGGCCATGTCATCTGAAGTCTGGGCCCCAGAGGTAATGCACACCGCCAAGTAGTGCCCGAGCCAAGACCCACTGCCAGCCCCGCTGGGagccccatccctcctcccccagggcctATGCCCCATGCTCACCTGGGGGCCCCGCTTTGGGGGCTGCTGGCCTGAAGGGGGATGGGCGGCTCTGAGCGGACAGGGCCTCTCCGAGCCCACTGGGTTCACAGCCTGGTGGGGGCAGGGCCCCATAGACCATGTCCGGGCTGGGCATAGTTGGGGCTGCTGGCTGAGGGCAGAGACAACGGGATTGGTTGGAGGAATGTGGAAATGAGGGCATCAAGTCCAAGACATAAAATGCCCAtgagttcaggggccagcctccACCTTCTGGAAGCCCTCCCTACTCCTCCCTCTGGCCTAACCCCACATGGCTAGGGGAGTCTGTGTCTGGCTCTGTGGCTTCTCAACAGCAAGGTCCAGAGCTGAGGCTTCTTACATAGCATGGGGTTGGCACTGAGGGGGCTTCTCAGGGTGtttgataaagaaataaagaaaaaaggaattgtCTACCTGTTGAActcttattcatccttcaaagcccCAACAACAATGCctactcctccaggaagccttccctgcccaCTCAGGCAGAGACCTGCCCCAAACTCTAGGCTTCCTGGCCTTAGGTCCTTCTTTCAGTCTCAGCCTTGACCACTTGGGCCTAGGAAGTGGGGGGTGGGCCCCATTCATGGCAGGGCAGGGAGTCACTTACATAGAGTCGGGGTCGGGGCAAGGCTGGGTCACccccatcacctgccagcctccGCAGCTTCTCTCCTGGCCCCTCAGGCCCCTCATCTGGGTCCAGCTCTGGTCCATCGAGGCCCACACCCCTCCGCTTCAGTGtctgtggggaggggagacaaGAGCGTGGACCCTTCCTCCCTACCCCAGCCAGGGAGCCTGGTTTTATGGGAGAGGGGAAAGACTCAGTTCTGTTACTGGGGTGGAGTGCAGGCACAGCCTGCTCCAGCCAAACCCCATTCACCAAAACCCCCAGTGAGTTACCATCTAGTAAGTTCCAAGTGTGTGCAAGGGAGGGACTTCCTGCCCTGGGACCAGAGAAGCCAAGAACCCACCCAGGTCACATAGCCGGGGCTCAAGATCCACCCAGGCCTACTGGGTGCTGTCCTGATGCGCCTCCTGAATGCGACTCGGAGCCTCCATTCTGCCCTGACAAGCAGACTCCAAGCCAGGCATGCAGGAGGTGCTTCATAAATGTCAGCAGACAGAGTGCCTGAGGTCAACTTTATAGGCTTTCCTGAGCTGCCTTCCCCCTGGGCCCAGGGACCTGCACCCTCCTTGACCCCTGCCTCTCCTTTGCCAGCTTCTTCCCACCCTCCTGAAATATTAGGGGCCCCTAGGCGCAGCCCTAGGCCTGTGCTCTCTCCAGCCCTGTGGCTGTCGCATCCTGTTCCGGGCAAAGATTCTCTCAGCCAAAGGGATGGCAACCCCGCCCATCCTGGTGGCCAGTGTGGGTGCTGGACCAGCCAGTGCAGGGGCTGCTCAGCCTCCTTCTCCTGAGAACACAGCGTCTCAGACAAAAACACTCCCGGACCTCAGCGAGGTCGGCCTGCTTCCCGGTGCCTTTGCTTCTCTGTTTCTGTCCTCACCAAATGGGTGACAGGATTAAAGCAGATGATGTATGAGGGGCACACGGGGCAGCCCTCAAAGCgcaattgttgatttttttatttctactatcCAGGCAGCTGCCCCTGGATTATCACCTGCTTTTACCGGCAGCAAAGCCAGATTGCAACACTCATCTTTTGTGCAAACCAAGAGTCCCTGGGCTCTAGTGGGCAGAGTGTGCTGGGCTTCCCAGGGCCGGGAGGAGGGCCCCAGGGTACCTCGAGGATGTCGGTGTTGGTGCGGCTCTCGTGGGGCTCACTGTACTCCGTGTACTTGAGGAGCACGCGGTCCATGTCTGTGCTGGCGTACTGGAAGAGGCGGTTGGCGCTGTTGAAGATGATGAGGGCAATCTCACAGTCGCAGAGCACGCTCAGCTCGTAGGCTTTCTTCATCAGCCCGAACTTCCGCTTGGTAAATGTCACCTGGAcccaggacccacgggcagggtGGAGAAGACAAGGCTTTGGGGTggtgtgggggaggaggaggagcctaAATGGTCCCCGAGCACACCTCATGATTCTgtgcctttgcacgtgctgttcttCCTGGCTGTACTGCTTCTCCTCACGTCTCAATCTGGCAAATTCCTATTGATGCTTCAAAACCCAGCCCAAATGTCCTCTCCTTTGGGAAGTTTTCCTTGGCCTCCCAGGCAGAGCCCACactccctctctgagcttccccAGTTCTGTTCCTCCCTCTGGTCCAGCCCTCTGAGTTGGGTGTGTTTGTGTCCACTTTCATCTCCCCTATGATTGGGGCTCCTGTCAtcagagagaataaatgaataaatcatccTGAAAATGAGTAAATGCTACATCTCAAACTCCTGACATCGCATCAAGATTCCTCATCCCCTTGCAGTTCCCCCAAACGGCCAGGCCTTTGCCCAGAGCTGTCCCCGACCAGGAACACCTCTCCATCAACGGCTGCTCCACCCAGCGAACTCACCTGCCGATTCCTTTGGTCCAGAATGCgtgaaatctggatttttttcctccccattgTCTCAGGCTAGGTGGAGCAACCTTGTTCTGgcggaggagaaggagagaaggacagAGCAGCTGGGTGGAGAGTGGGGTCAGGCTCTCCAGCGTCCCTTCTGTCCTCCGCCTGCCCCTGCCAGGCACTGAGGGGGAGATGACGAGTGAAATCAAGGAACACTGGGTCACCCCCATCACCCTCACCCTCAGCCAGCTCAGCACGCAATAGATGCCCGATGAACACCTTTGGACCAATTCCACACGAGGAGAAGGCTGACCAAGGGCAAAAGAGCCAGGTACAGATGCCCCCTCCCCAAGCTCTAACACAAAACAAGACAATAATTGTGGGACCTCGGGGGTGCCTGGCTTCCCTGGGCCCCCAGTCGCAGTGTGGATAATAGTGTCACTCACCGCCCAACGTTGTCAGGAGATAAAATGAGCTAACACGCATGAGGCATTCACATCACcacagcacacagcaggtgcaaCCTATGTGCTGCTATTAGGCATATTGGCTGCAGCCTAGAAGCCCTCAACAGGACAGGTTGGAGGGACACCCTCTGCCGGCACCCAGCAGTGCTCAGTGATCGTGAGCCGCCGACAGCGAGCCTGCTGCAGGCATCGGACACCTTTCAATGCATTCAAGGCCACAATGCCCCCCGAAGAGCAAGATCGAGGGCTGTGCTTacaagaaaacatgaaataaCTGCACTGAGAGTGGAAAAACGACCAGAAGGAAATGCTCGATGGGAGTCACCACCGGATGGAAATGTATGggcactttttttccctttttgaaaaCACTGAGATgcaattcacataacataaaatttaccattctgAAGTGTGcatttcagtggcatttagtacattcacgatgttgtgcaactatctcttctatctagttccagaatatTCCATCGCCCCAAAAGGAGACCGTGTCCCCATGAGCACTCactcccacccctctccccagcccctggcaacactGATCTGCTTCTGTCtgtgtggatttgcctgttctggacatttcagaaATGAGATCACACCCTGTGTGGTCCTTTGTGTCTTTTTGATTATCTCAATTTTCTAACCTTCCTCCATCAGTCATCACAGATTATTTCTGTTTGAAAAcacttttttggaaaagaaaaacagaacccCCATCCCTACCCCACTTCCCTGGAATGACCTCAGGCTCAGAGCCCTCAGATTGGGGTTTGGGCCCAGGGTGACTGGGGGGAAACCCCGACCCTCCTCACATGGGTCTTGGATCTCCCTGGCGGGGTTCCCAAGGGTCAGAACGGGCAGTTCAGGGAGGGCAGTATGTCCCCAAGGCATGCAGCATGCTGGGGCCCAGGCCCTCCCCAGTGCCCTATGCAGGGCTCCTCAGAATGAAGGCCTCACACCGCCTGTCCTGCGGCATCCGCCCCACTGTGCATACAGCCACCCTGAGACCCTAGGGACCCGTCAACCCTATGACCACATTTGACCTTCCAGCCCCTCTCATGTCACAGGGGACTGAGGCCCTGTCACAGGCCTGCCTGGGGCCAAGTGGGCCTGTGCTGGGGTCCCAGCCAGCCCTGACCCGCTGTGCGGTCCTCAGTAAGGGAGGCCTGTCCCTAGGTCTCAGTTTGCTGTTCTGTGAACTGAGTGGGCATGAAATGCAGACCCCCTGGCCCAAGGCCCGGGAATGAGCTCTCAGGAAGTGTGGGGAGATGTAGGTTAGTCTCCGGGAGGAGCCACACCTGCTTAGACCCCACCTCGAGGGGTCTGGGCGGGAACCCCATCATCCCAGAGTCCCAGGGCCCAGCAGTGTGAGATGCCCCGGCTATCATATGCGGCCCACTCTGTGACTCCAGGTGCTCCCTCCACCCTCTCTGGGCTGGGTCTCTGAGCCGTCACAACTACGCAGAGCCCAGGCCAACAGGAGCCCCCGCCCGGGCCCCCCAGCTCCAGCTTGTCTAGCTAAATTTAACCTGCACGGCTAATTTTAACCCTGGGCCGGAATCGGGCATGTTCCCACGGCTGTTCCCTGTCGGCtccctggggacaggagaggcgCACTGGCCCGGAGGTCCCAGTGCCAGGATGACTCCGGAAACGCCCCCCACGCCTGGGGTCCCATGGGAACCTGGGACTTGGATATGAGTCTCTGGGCCTGGAATATCCAACTCTGGCCCCTTCTCCATCTGTCCCCATTTTAGACAAGGACATCCCGGCTAGGGCAGAGTTTACACAATGGGGGAGCCCCAAGAGCCAGAAGGTCAGGGGCGTCTCTCTGAACTGAGACCCAAGTGCCAAGACAGGAAGTGAGTTCCAGGCAGAatgaacagcaggtgcaaaggccctgaggagggaCGAGACACAGCAAAGAGGCTGGAGTGAGGAGGCTGGGGGGAGAGGCCATGGGGGCAGGGCCACTCTGGGCCCTCTGAGTTGCTGGGGTCTGTGGGTTTGGTCTAAGAGCAACAGAGAGGCATGGGAGGGTTTTGAGCAAGGAGGGTTTGATTCATCATTTAAAGACTTGGCCATGGCTGCCATGGGGAGCAGAACTGTTGGGGGCTAGGGTAGAGAtggcaggagactggaggggAGGCCAGGGCTGTGTCCCTCTGGGAAGAAACTGGGGGTGTTAGTCATGCACTTTAAGTCACTGTACTCCTTGGCTCTTTGGGTCCTCCAGAAGCCACCAGATCCCCTGCCATCTCTGGGCCAGGCCTGACAGGGGCAGATGGGCTCACACAGGGGTTTGACTCTTCTAACCCCTGATGACCTTCTAACCCTGGAACCCCGAATCCCCGCCCAAGACCCAAAGTCATCCCCAGCTCTAGCCCTTCAGGGATCTGCTCAACACAGCTCTGATCATGCCCCTTCCTGCTCACACACTCTCCATGGCTCCCTACTGCCCTCAGAAGAAAGTTCCAGTCTCCAGTCTGACATTCCAGGCCCTGCCCCAATCAGCccctgcccatctttctctaccttCAACAAAATGTCTCTGTCTGGAAAGCCCTTTTGTCCCTTCTTCACCTGGCCTCCTATTCAcacttcaaaacccagctcaaaaAACCcattcctccaggaagccctccctgacctcaCTCTGGACTCCCACAGTCCTTCCCCTCCAGTTCTGACCCCATGAGGTTGTGAGTGTGTATATTCAGCTCTGTCTCCCCAGACTGGAAGCACCTCAGGACCAGACACAGAGGTGGCTGGGGAGATGTGGTGAATGGAGCAGGTCAAGAGAGACACATTTGAACTACCCCCAGCTTCCCTCAACAACTTCCTCTCAGACTCCCCCAGCTGACTCCCTACCCAGAAATACACGCGCATGCAAATCCAGCCACTCAGCGTTGACCTGTCTCGGGCCCAGGTGTGAAGAGCCAGCCAAGGAACGCGGAGGCGGAAGGCCCAgggtgtgcatatatatttgtactCACATGCAAATCCCCACCCCGAGCCGCAGACAGAGCCGGTGGCCCGTTCTCCAGATGTTGGCGTGATCGGAACTGCTGGGGGGAGGTGGCGGCACATGCTGAGTGTGCTGGGCATGAGGGGGGAGGCTGAGGTTTGGGGAGGCCTCTTCTGTGCACACATTTCCCGCCCACCCAATGTCCATCTTGTGCCATCTGCCCAGCAGAGAGATGGACTCATCGACCAGGGAAcggagaaggaagaagaattaGGAGAAATCCAAGAGGGCATCTCAGAGGAGGAAGCATGTAGTCAGGCCTCAATGGAGAGGCTGGATGGGGGCCTGAGCAGATGGTAGGGGGTGGGCACTTGAAGCCAGGAGTCCAGCTCCTCCCACTCCGTTCTCTGCACCCTCATCCTGGCATTTATTAAGTATCAGCCATGTGCCAACTACTGAGAGAAACTGACCTCAAAAGAAGTTGAAAGCTTGAGCAGACCAGTGAACACAGATTAGAAAAGAGACCTGCCACGAAGAAGGCACAGGCCCAGAGGGCTCACCGCTGTTTCATCAAACCTCTATGCTTGGGAAAGTCCAATGTTATTTCAACTAACTCAGACCTTTGAAAACGAAGGGAGCTGCCCAAGTCACTTTTATGAAACTCCTGTGTGTCAAAACCTGAgtccaaaaagagagaaatcctggggcctgcccggtggcacagtggttaagtccgcacgttccgcttcggcggcccggggttcaccggttccgatcctgggtgcggacatggcaccgcttggcacgccatgctgtggtaggcgtcccacgtataaagtagaggaagatgagcacagatgttagctcagggccaggctttctcaggaaaaagaagaggattggcggcagcagttagctcagggctaatcttcctcaaaaaaaaaaaaaagagagagagaaatcctgaCCACCAAAGGGACGGTGTCAGGCTAGGTCTTCAAGGAAGacctctctgaagaggtgacacttgagctgagacctgaatgcgAGAGAGACAGGCAAGGAGGGGACAAGTCAGGGGTGGGAGACCTGGAGGAAGGGTGTTCCTGGTGATCAGGAGCttggcattttgaaaaaaatcaaagaagtttGTGTGGCTGGACAAAGTGGCaagggggaggggagtggtggTGGGAGGACTGTGGGGTCGGATCACGTAGGTCCTTGTGGGTCACAGTGACGTGTGCGGGCTTTACtctgagggcaatggggagccatggagaGTCTGGGGACAGGGGAGGGTCAGAATAGAATTCTAGTTTTAAAAACCTCCTTGCACTCACATGTGTTGCTGGTGGGAGGAGGTACCTATGTCTGAACATACGTCTACCATAACCAAGGGATCCCTCTCCTCAGTACTCACCCAAGAGAAATGGGTCCACAGAGAAAAGGACACAGACAAGGATGTTCTCAGCAGCTTCATCCATcagagccccaaactggaaatcaCCCAAATGCCCTCAATAGGAGAATCGATAAATACTTTCTGGCAGTTTCTAGGATGGACTACTACACAGGACAGTAAAAGGATGCACTCCAGCTCCATGCAACCACACGAGTGAATCTCCCAGACCAGGCACCGATTCAACAATGCTAACTCCACAGGGGGACACGCCATATGGTCCCATTTACACGAAGttccagaacaggcaaaacttACCTACGGTGATGGAGGTCAGCCAGCGGCCACCCTGGGCCGGCGCCAGAACAGGGCAGTGGGAGTCCTTGGGGCTGGGTGTCCTGCTCCCTGGCCCAGGGTCTGGGTACACAGGTGTGTCTGGTTTGTGCACACTGGTGAGCCCTACTCCAGTGATCGGTACATTTTTCTCTATGGGATTCATTGCaaccaaaagattttttttcacaaatcTCCCACTGCTCATGGCTGCTGAGGGGAGCAGCGTCTGTCCTGGTAGGAGTGCAGTGACAGGGAGAGGCTAGGGCAGGTGGCCAGCTGGGAGACTTGGGGCCTGAACCGGGATGGGGGCTGCAGGTGA
This region includes:
- the MEF2B gene encoding myocyte-specific enhancer factor 2B, with product MGRKKIQISRILDQRNRQVTFTKRKFGLMKKAYELSVLCDCEIALIIFNSANRLFQYASTDMDRVLLKYTEYSEPHESRTNTDILETLKRRGVGLDGPELDPDEGPEGPGEKLRRLAGDGGDPALPRPRLYPAAPTMPSPDMVYGALPPPGCEPSGLGEALSAQSRPSPFRPAAPKAGPPGLAHPLFSPSHLASKTPPPLYLAADGRRPDLPGGLAGARGGLSTSRGLYGSLQSPGSAAAPGPPLGSFPFLPAGPPEYGLGDPPPPPGLLQPPTLAPWQPSRGDGPPAGPAQPSGGRSLGEEGPPTRGASPPTPPVSIKSERLSPAPGGPGDFPKAFPYPLLLARPLAEPLRPGPPLRRLPTADSWPR